The following are from one region of the Candidatus Trichorickettsia mobilis genome:
- a CDS encoding translocation/assembly module TamB domain-containing protein: MTKNKEISFYFTKLLMRSIAYSGGILLLIILGLGFWLNTNHAKEQISSLIINSVNENLGYNIELESLEFKFPLKLHLKSMKLSDHNGLWFIAKNMQLGISPTTILSRKLVIDELTLKYIELIRIPEKVDIGASSTDEAVDISISNINILNAVISEHITGLSSELALAITGNLLWQGAEKNLTFNLDSLFEHYIKLHTSGNYSIKNQQLIFDNLSLNFNNTMINGSSSINFTTEMLNGQYTVYTNIFHKLVEEIEENSTLEGKLTLAGTIKAPELTASLQTKNVKYKDTFIPDILWTTIIKYNRPLTKLAPVEQVLEAHGAQNRSVHKVREDSSLGATTQLSTGVEFHKRSNEQKLSGELTATTTLKDISVKTDFVLGTDNLIYFNNIVADADYVTAKGQAVWNKSNNLINGNIKIVSDDLSTLSTFLPIPLKGKAVMEINMAAPSQVQACTITANIEQLLTPSIQASKTLIDIKASDLWKLKLEKAKIEFREADVQGRIFDHLLLEVTELNNRWNLSILGKTKEKHHAFNLKALISLLLKSAQEFSSSISNITGNYGEHKITSDQLMNFAYDHGKLFWEIKKLKLDNGFIAGDGQLTENKIDATLIFEEIPILGLPLTIYSPLKHAKAHGKLKFTDSLLAPQFTGNVKVTNIDLANTVVSDSIMILDAKLIEQLLHINLKITSKNIAALTGELTVPVKASLSPFLFEMVRDEKIKGTLALDTLIEPFTRAYLPVIHQLTGSLSGHLHLNGSLNYPKLDGILTFANGSYIYDRLGLKLQNIHGIFKANNGVINIDEFKAQDNQGNKLLSTAKIMLNKSDKPFEVILVTNGFNLLNHPNVRGAVKADLAIKGNNAAAKASGAIEVGPLEITIPDQFKNDIPTLNIVETIPHPIKKELTNSSFLSTYPLSMQISISTKSQVFVRGWGLNAELGGQLKVKGTIDQPNIEGKLQVIRGRYQEFGKQWNLKEGSLIFEGDIPPSPYLNIKGITTTENIEISPVLSGPLLTPTLAIESSPILPQEEILSIVLFGKESKNISAFQAIQLANNLKRLSGHGSAVSFDPISSARKLLGVDDIKVKTNKNELGHQETAVGVGKYLTDKVYFEIERGMQAGTGKGRIEVEITNHLFIESSSGGNDSNSIGVNWRKDY, encoded by the coding sequence ATGACAAAAAATAAAGAAATTAGTTTTTATTTTACTAAACTATTAATGCGGAGCATAGCCTATAGTGGTGGTATATTATTATTAATTATTCTAGGACTAGGATTTTGGCTTAATACTAATCACGCTAAAGAACAAATTAGCTCATTGATTATAAATTCTGTCAATGAAAATCTTGGCTATAATATTGAGCTAGAGAGTTTAGAATTTAAGTTTCCTTTAAAACTTCATCTGAAGTCCATGAAATTATCAGATCATAATGGATTATGGTTTATAGCAAAAAATATGCAGCTCGGCATTTCTCCAACAACAATACTTAGTCGCAAGCTAGTTATCGATGAACTTACGCTCAAATATATAGAGTTGATTCGTATTCCTGAGAAAGTGGATATTGGCGCTAGCAGTACTGATGAAGCTGTCGATATATCTATTAGTAATATTAATATTCTTAATGCTGTAATCAGCGAACATATAACTGGTTTGAGCTCAGAATTAGCATTGGCGATAACAGGAAATTTATTATGGCAGGGAGCGGAAAAAAATTTAACCTTTAACCTTGATTCATTATTTGAACACTACATCAAACTACATACATCAGGCAATTATTCAATAAAAAATCAGCAGCTTATATTTGATAATTTATCATTGAATTTTAATAATACTATGATCAACGGCAGTAGTAGCATTAACTTTACAACTGAAATGTTGAATGGACAATATACAGTATATACTAATATCTTTCATAAACTTGTTGAAGAGATAGAAGAAAATAGCACGCTAGAAGGAAAATTAACTCTTGCCGGCACTATAAAAGCTCCTGAGCTTACAGCTTCTTTGCAGACAAAGAATGTAAAGTATAAAGATACTTTTATTCCAGATATTTTATGGACAACTATAATTAAATATAATAGACCTCTTACGAAACTCGCTCCTGTGGAACAAGTGCTAGAAGCACACGGAGCGCAGAACCGCAGCGTACATAAAGTACGTGAGGATTCGAGCCTAGGCGCGACGACGCAATTGTCCACAGGAGTAGAGTTTCATAAGAGGTCTAATGAGCAGAAATTATCTGGCGAGCTTACCGCAACAACTACATTGAAGGATATATCGGTAAAAACTGATTTTGTTTTAGGAACAGATAATTTGATTTATTTTAATAATATTGTAGCTGATGCTGATTATGTTACTGCTAAAGGTCAAGCTGTCTGGAATAAGTCTAATAATCTGATTAACGGCAATATAAAGATAGTAAGTGATGATTTATCGACATTATCAACATTTTTACCGATTCCATTAAAAGGAAAGGCTGTAATGGAAATTAATATGGCGGCTCCTTCACAAGTTCAAGCTTGTACTATTACTGCTAATATTGAACAATTATTGACTCCGTCAATACAAGCCTCAAAAACTTTGATTGATATTAAAGCGAGTGATCTTTGGAAATTAAAGCTAGAAAAGGCAAAAATAGAGTTTCGTGAGGCTGATGTTCAAGGGAGAATTTTTGATCATTTGTTACTAGAAGTAACTGAGCTTAATAATCGATGGAATCTTAGTATTTTAGGTAAGACAAAAGAAAAACATCATGCTTTCAATCTCAAAGCTTTAATATCTTTATTATTAAAATCAGCACAAGAATTTTCTAGTTCTATTTCCAACATTACCGGCAATTACGGTGAACACAAAATCACTAGTGATCAACTGATGAATTTTGCCTATGATCATGGTAAATTATTCTGGGAGATCAAAAAATTAAAACTGGATAATGGTTTTATTGCCGGTGATGGTCAGTTAACTGAGAATAAAATCGATGCAACATTAATATTTGAAGAAATCCCAATTTTGGGATTGCCGCTAACAATATATTCTCCACTAAAGCATGCTAAAGCTCATGGTAAACTTAAATTTACCGATAGTCTTTTAGCGCCTCAATTTACAGGTAATGTAAAAGTTACTAACATTGATCTTGCAAATACTGTAGTTTCAGATTCAATAATGATACTAGATGCCAAGCTTATTGAGCAATTGCTGCATATAAATCTAAAAATAACATCAAAAAATATTGCAGCACTAACTGGAGAATTGACAGTGCCAGTTAAAGCCTCATTATCTCCTTTTTTATTTGAAATGGTAAGAGATGAAAAGATAAAGGGTACCTTAGCGCTTGATACTTTAATTGAACCCTTTACCAGAGCATATTTGCCGGTCATTCATCAACTTACTGGCTCATTGTCTGGACATCTACACTTAAATGGTAGCCTCAATTATCCTAAACTTGATGGAATCCTTACTTTTGCTAATGGTAGTTATATTTATGATAGATTAGGGTTAAAGTTACAAAATATCCATGGTATTTTTAAAGCTAATAATGGTGTTATCAATATAGATGAATTTAAAGCGCAAGATAATCAAGGAAATAAGCTGTTGAGTACTGCCAAGATAATGTTGAATAAGAGCGATAAACCTTTTGAAGTGATTTTAGTCACTAATGGCTTTAATTTATTAAATCATCCAAACGTTCGTGGGGCGGTAAAAGCTGATTTAGCAATAAAAGGTAATAATGCTGCAGCAAAAGCAAGTGGCGCGATAGAAGTCGGACCTTTAGAAATCACTATTCCTGATCAATTTAAAAACGATATTCCTACACTAAATATAGTAGAAACAATTCCACATCCAATAAAAAAAGAATTAACTAACTCAAGTTTTTTATCTACTTACCCATTATCGATGCAAATATCAATATCCACTAAATCTCAGGTTTTTGTTAGAGGTTGGGGGCTTAATGCAGAACTTGGAGGGCAATTAAAAGTTAAGGGTACCATAGATCAGCCAAACATTGAAGGTAAGCTCCAAGTTATTAGAGGAAGGTATCAGGAATTTGGTAAACAATGGAATCTAAAAGAAGGATCTCTCATTTTTGAAGGAGATATTCCACCATCACCATATTTAAATATTAAAGGCATAACTACCACAGAAAATATCGAAATCAGTCCTGTATTGTCTGGACCATTACTTACACCTACTCTTGCCATTGAATCTTCCCCAATATTGCCACAAGAGGAAATATTATCAATAGTTTTGTTTGGTAAAGAATCGAAGAATATTAGTGCGTTTCAAGCGATACAATTAGCTAATAATTTAAAGCGCCTATCAGGGCATGGAAGTGCAGTGAGTTTTGATCCTATATCTTCTGCCAGAAAATTGCTTGGTGTGGATGACATAAAAGTAAAAACTAATAAAAACGAGCTGGGACATCAGGAAACAGCTGTTGGGGTTGGCAAATATTTAACTGACAAAGTATATTTTGAAATTGAACGAGGAATGCAAGCTGGTACTGGAAAGGGAAGGATTGAAGTAGAAATAACAAATCATTTGTTTATTGAAAGTTCAAGCGGTGGCAATGATTCAAAC
- a CDS encoding autotransporter assembly complex protein TamA, with product MRQIYLIIFLCIYVLYSFNILGANKSKLPSFIIAKTGNLPLDKILAAHQRELDENAKITTSFNQMALWETEGKSFLLKLLWSLGYYSATIDIKHPEKSDRPTIIFQITPAKQYTIRRISIELLEPTAKQAAKLHLPPLTWLTLTADMPVVAAQVLAEQKRLYDFIENNNCLLNLEVNHQVTIDHILHVVDLAFTIKASSTAAYISKLSFDGLQKVNAEYMHKIISVKEHSCFRRSIVNDYRVAIQKSGLFTMVEPVVTPVVGSDAAVNITFKVKERAHRTVKAGTSYSTDLGVGINAGWEHRNFFGQGEKVNSMLSLTKVEKKLDTQFEKPFFLIDNQTLKINTLLEQQNNKAYTSQGVSLAVLLERKISSHWTAGTGGKYGFSRIKEEAKKDFALFSIPTHLAYDTRDNILDPKSGIVVKGEASPFIDTISFNNKFLKTAIIGSGYLPIKTVLEPVLALRAVVGSTFGIATPKMPATERFYTGGASSIRGYGYKLAGPLNQKNDPIGGRSMIETSAELRLRLNKDFGLVAFIDSGNVFDLAYPKFGGKLYVGTGLGLRYYTGFGPLRLDVAMPLNKRRKIDSAFHLYFSIGQAF from the coding sequence ATGCGTCAGATTTATTTAATAATCTTCTTATGCATCTATGTTTTATATAGTTTTAATATACTAGGAGCTAACAAAAGTAAATTACCTTCATTTATTATTGCTAAAACTGGAAATTTACCATTGGATAAAATACTAGCCGCTCATCAACGAGAGCTTGATGAGAATGCTAAAATTACTACAAGTTTTAATCAGATGGCTTTATGGGAAACTGAAGGCAAGTCATTTTTACTCAAGCTATTATGGTCCTTAGGCTATTATTCAGCAACAATCGATATTAAACATCCAGAGAAATCAGACAGACCTACTATTATTTTTCAAATTACTCCAGCAAAGCAATATACTATTAGAAGAATTAGCATAGAGTTGCTTGAACCAACAGCTAAGCAAGCAGCTAAACTTCATTTACCACCACTAACATGGCTAACACTGACTGCTGACATGCCAGTAGTTGCCGCTCAAGTTTTAGCAGAGCAAAAGAGGCTTTATGATTTTATAGAAAATAATAATTGTTTACTCAATCTAGAGGTAAATCACCAGGTAACTATAGATCATATTTTGCATGTGGTAGACCTTGCTTTTACCATTAAAGCCTCATCTACAGCGGCGTATATTAGTAAATTAAGTTTTGATGGATTACAAAAAGTAAATGCAGAATATATGCATAAAATAATTTCCGTAAAAGAGCATAGTTGTTTTAGACGATCAATAGTCAATGATTATAGAGTTGCTATCCAAAAGAGCGGATTGTTTACGATGGTGGAACCAGTTGTTACTCCTGTAGTCGGTTCAGATGCTGCCGTTAATATTACTTTTAAAGTAAAAGAACGGGCGCATCGTACAGTTAAAGCAGGAACCAGTTATAGCACGGATTTGGGAGTCGGTATCAATGCCGGATGGGAGCACCGTAATTTCTTCGGTCAAGGAGAAAAAGTAAACAGCATGCTTAGCCTAACTAAAGTCGAAAAAAAACTTGATACTCAATTTGAAAAACCGTTTTTTTTAATTGATAATCAAACATTAAAAATCAATACACTCCTAGAGCAACAGAATAACAAAGCCTATACTAGCCAGGGAGTTTCTTTGGCTGTATTACTCGAGAGAAAAATATCTTCACACTGGACAGCAGGAACAGGAGGTAAATATGGTTTTAGTCGAATTAAAGAAGAGGCAAAAAAAGATTTTGCACTATTTTCTATTCCTACCCATTTAGCATATGACACCCGAGATAATATACTCGATCCTAAAAGCGGTATAGTAGTAAAGGGTGAAGCTTCTCCCTTTATTGATACTATTAGTTTTAATAATAAATTTTTAAAAACTGCTATTATTGGTTCCGGTTACTTACCAATAAAAACTGTGCTTGAACCAGTACTTGCTTTGCGAGCGGTAGTCGGCAGTACTTTTGGTATTGCAACTCCTAAAATGCCCGCCACGGAAAGATTTTATACCGGTGGGGCAAGTTCAATTCGTGGATACGGCTATAAGCTGGCCGGGCCTTTAAATCAAAAAAATGATCCCATAGGTGGACGTTCAATGATAGAAACATCGGCAGAGCTAAGGTTGCGCCTGAATAAAGATTTTGGTCTTGTGGCTTTTATTGATAGCGGTAATGTTTTTGACCTGGCCTACCCCAAATTTGGCGGCAAACTATATGTAGGCACAGGTCTCGGATTAAGATACTACACCGGATTCGGACCGCTTAGGTTAGATGTCGCTATGCCACTTAATAAACGTCGTAAAATTGATAGCGCTTTTCATTTATACTTTAGTATTGGACAAGCATTTTAA
- the typA gene encoding translational GTPase TypA: MYDIRNIAIIAHVDHGKTTLINSMLKQSGTFRANQEVADCAMDSNALERERGITILAKCTSIIWNDHHINIVDTPGHADFGGEVERILSMVDGVVLLVDASEGPMPQTKFVLSKALKLGLRPIVLINKIDRADRRINEVVDEVFELFMALDATDTQLDFPIIYASGRAGFAMRNLEDNGKDIIPLFELILAHVPPPRGNVDAPFSMLITTREYNAYLGRILTGRIHSGSVKVNQAVKVLNRENNLLENGRISKILTFAGLERVAIETASCGDIVAIAGIGNATVGDTVCAPEISEALPSLPIDPPTLEMMFSINDSPLAGLEGSKLTSRVLGERLAREIEGNVAIRVTESPNKDSFSVAGRGELQLGILIETMRREGFELSISRPRVLFKTDEQDKRLEPIEEIQIDVDDEFVGVVVKSLSLRKAEMTDMRPSGSGKTRIIFLGPSRGLIGYHGQFLTETRGTGIMNRSFYNYAPYRGAIEGRRNGVLISNEDGVASAYALWNLEDRGKMFISPSVQVYQGMIIGEHSRDNDLEVNPIKAKQLSNVRAAGKDEAIRLTPPVLMTLEQAISYIEDDELVEVTPKSIRLRKAILNPNERKRASKRSES; the protein is encoded by the coding sequence ATGTATGATATTCGTAATATTGCCATCATTGCCCACGTTGATCACGGTAAAACTACTCTGATTAATAGTATGCTAAAGCAAAGTGGCACTTTTAGAGCTAATCAAGAAGTAGCAGATTGTGCTATGGATTCTAATGCTTTGGAGCGTGAACGCGGCATTACTATTTTAGCAAAATGCACTTCAATTATATGGAACGATCATCATATAAATATTGTTGACACCCCAGGGCATGCTGATTTCGGTGGTGAGGTTGAACGTATTTTAAGCATGGTTGATGGTGTAGTCTTGTTAGTTGATGCTTCTGAGGGGCCAATGCCACAAACAAAATTTGTGTTGTCCAAAGCTCTAAAACTTGGCTTGCGTCCTATCGTGCTGATTAATAAAATTGATCGTGCCGATCGCCGAATTAATGAAGTAGTAGATGAAGTATTTGAATTATTTATGGCGCTTGATGCTACTGATACCCAGCTTGATTTTCCAATTATTTATGCTTCAGGTCGTGCAGGTTTTGCTATGCGTAATTTAGAGGATAATGGTAAAGATATTATTCCTCTTTTTGAATTAATTCTGGCGCATGTTCCTCCTCCTCGCGGCAATGTTGACGCTCCTTTTTCCATGCTTATTACCACTCGTGAATATAATGCTTATTTGGGGCGTATTCTCACTGGACGTATACATAGTGGTTCAGTGAAAGTAAACCAGGCTGTTAAAGTATTAAACCGTGAAAATAATTTATTAGAGAATGGTCGAATTAGCAAAATATTAACTTTCGCCGGTTTAGAGAGAGTAGCTATAGAGACAGCTAGCTGTGGAGATATTGTTGCCATTGCTGGGATTGGTAATGCTACTGTTGGTGATACTGTTTGTGCTCCAGAAATTAGTGAGGCACTACCATCACTGCCCATAGATCCACCAACATTAGAAATGATGTTTTCGATAAATGACTCACCTCTTGCTGGGCTTGAAGGTTCAAAACTGACCTCACGAGTTTTAGGTGAAAGGCTTGCACGTGAAATAGAGGGTAATGTTGCTATTCGAGTTACCGAAAGCCCAAACAAGGATTCATTCTCCGTTGCCGGACGTGGTGAATTGCAATTAGGTATTCTGATTGAAACTATGCGTCGTGAAGGATTTGAATTATCAATCAGTCGTCCACGAGTATTATTTAAAACCGATGAGCAGGATAAGCGTTTGGAACCAATTGAAGAAATTCAAATTGATGTTGATGATGAATTTGTTGGGGTTGTCGTTAAATCACTTAGTTTGCGCAAAGCCGAAATGACTGATATGCGACCTTCCGGTAGTGGTAAGACACGCATAATATTCTTAGGTCCATCGCGTGGTTTGATTGGCTATCATGGTCAATTTCTTACTGAGACTCGTGGCACTGGGATCATGAACCGCAGTTTCTATAATTACGCTCCTTATCGTGGTGCTATAGAAGGACGTCGTAACGGAGTATTAATTTCTAATGAAGACGGGGTAGCTTCTGCTTATGCATTATGGAATCTGGAAGATCGTGGCAAAATGTTCATTTCTCCTTCCGTGCAAGTTTATCAAGGAATGATTATTGGTGAGCATAGTCGTGATAATGATCTTGAAGTTAATCCGATTAAAGCCAAACAATTATCTAATGTCCGTGCCGCTGGCAAAGATGAAGCTATACGTCTTACCCCACCAGTACTAATGACCCTTGAACAAGCAATTAGCTATATTGAAGATGACGAACTGGTTGAGGTCACGCCAAAGTCCATTCGTTTGCGTAAGGCAATCTTAAACCCCAATGAGCGTAAAAGAGCGAGCAAACGTAGTGAGAGCTAG
- a CDS encoding dioxygenase, producing the protein MRIIISFFCIIIYITDSLAINDRVYPNKLNSCTVTEAAINDYEPEKFGATNNLLRSTGGQPIFCGTKIIIKGRVLDENCVPISDAKIYLWQVGCDGKYPYQPLRNRIDQNLLNLDNGSSFTGSGTATSNNQGEFVFITIYPPALKSEKAHLNFRVQHRNLGVLQTKFYLSNEHIIEEIDNNDPLLEGNTRIYGFEVVVPGETTKRY; encoded by the coding sequence ATGCGCATAATAATAAGTTTTTTTTGTATCATCATATATATTACAGATAGTTTAGCCATAAATGATAGAGTATATCCTAATAAGCTGAATAGTTGTACTGTAACTGAAGCTGCAATCAATGATTATGAACCAGAAAAATTCGGTGCCACAAATAATTTGCTGAGAAGCACAGGAGGACAACCAATTTTTTGTGGTACAAAGATTATTATTAAAGGTAGAGTATTAGATGAAAATTGTGTACCAATATCTGATGCAAAAATATATTTATGGCAAGTTGGTTGCGATGGTAAATATCCTTATCAACCGTTACGTAATAGGATTGATCAAAATTTATTAAATTTAGATAACGGCTCTAGTTTCACTGGATCAGGTACGGCTACTAGTAATAATCAAGGAGAATTTGTTTTTATTACCATATACCCTCCTGCTTTAAAATCTGAAAAAGCGCATTTAAATTTTAGGGTACAACATCGTAATTTGGGGGTATTACAAACAAAATTTTACTTATCTAATGAACATATTATAGAAGAAATAGATAATAATGACCCACTACTTGAAGGTAACACCAGAATCTATGGCTTTGAAGTGGTAGTACCAGGAGAAACAACAAAAAGATATTAG
- a CDS encoding MFS transporter, whose protein sequence is MFYNKQQGILPFVMWLFPLSFFTYQFILRLWPGLMMQQIMQQFMIDATEFGLLASCYYYGYAAMQIPVAMALDRYSPRYVVFLSALVCGIAAATLSYTENWYIALISRCCIGAGSAVGFLGTSKVVSQWFSQEQYARMIGFTFTIGLMGAIYGGKPVSIMVMSLGWYKVSIILSSVAVIIGILTYLFLRAPTTDTNLTEITAVLQIRDFRKLINSPVMWILAIANLLMVGSLEGFADVWGVPYLMTTYHIAKGDAAELISFIFLGMLVGGPVLALCAKKLGNYLVISLCGMIMAIIFAQLLWLSNSEISLLLLRCLFVIIGIMCCYQVLIFAIGCELVEAKLLGVTVAFLNCINMLGGVFFHTSIGFIMDLFWTGKMQDDLRIYSVESYSYALSIIPLCALIGASMVLLVRVIIAKRK, encoded by the coding sequence ATGTTTTACAATAAACAACAAGGTATTTTGCCTTTTGTAATGTGGTTGTTTCCACTAAGTTTTTTTACCTATCAATTTATATTGCGCCTATGGCCAGGTTTAATGATGCAACAGATTATGCAGCAATTTATGATTGATGCTACAGAGTTTGGTTTGCTCGCTTCTTGCTATTATTACGGCTATGCTGCTATGCAAATTCCAGTAGCGATGGCTTTGGATCGTTATTCACCAAGATATGTAGTGTTTTTAAGCGCATTAGTCTGCGGCATTGCTGCCGCTACACTGAGTTATACAGAAAACTGGTATATTGCTCTTATTAGTCGTTGTTGTATTGGAGCTGGTTCTGCTGTTGGATTTTTAGGAACTTCAAAAGTAGTATCACAATGGTTTAGCCAAGAACAATATGCACGAATGATTGGCTTTACTTTTACTATAGGTTTAATGGGAGCAATATATGGTGGTAAGCCAGTGAGTATAATGGTTATGTCTTTAGGTTGGTATAAAGTAAGTATTATCTTGTCTTCAGTAGCGGTAATCATTGGTATATTAACATATTTATTCTTACGAGCACCAACTACAGATACTAATTTAACGGAGATCACAGCGGTATTACAAATTCGTGATTTTAGAAAACTCATTAATTCTCCAGTCATGTGGATTCTAGCTATTGCCAATTTATTAATGGTGGGGTCATTAGAGGGTTTTGCCGATGTTTGGGGAGTACCATATTTAATGACTACATATCATATCGCCAAAGGTGATGCAGCAGAATTAATATCGTTTATCTTTTTAGGAATGCTTGTTGGTGGCCCAGTGCTGGCGTTATGTGCTAAAAAATTAGGTAATTATTTAGTAATTAGTTTATGTGGTATGATTATGGCCATCATATTTGCTCAATTATTATGGTTAAGTAATAGTGAGATTAGTCTTTTATTATTAAGATGCCTGTTTGTCATTATAGGAATAATGTGTTGTTATCAGGTATTAATTTTTGCTATCGGTTGTGAATTGGTTGAAGCGAAGCTTCTGGGTGTTACTGTAGCGTTCTTGAATTGTATTAATATGTTAGGTGGAGTATTTTTTCATACTTCAATCGGTTTTATTATGGATTTATTTTGGACCGGTAAGATGCAGGATGATCTTCGTATTTATAGTGTAGAGTCATACTCTTATGCATTGAGTATTATTCCACTTTGTGCATTAATAGGAGCAAGTATGGTTCTGTTGGTTAGAGTGATAATAGCCAAAAGAAAATAA